A stretch of the Gossypium hirsutum isolate 1008001.06 chromosome D07, Gossypium_hirsutum_v2.1, whole genome shotgun sequence genome encodes the following:
- the LOC107954386 gene encoding short-chain dehydrogenase reductase 3b, with the protein MSKSRLEGKVALITGAASGIGEETVRLFVEHGAFVIIADVQDDLGNKVAASIGLDKVSYCHCDVRDEKQVEATVSYAVEKYGRLDILFSNAGVYGPLPGILELDVNGFDNTMATNVRGVAATIKHAARAMVAKNIRGSIICTASVASCVGGIATIGYTTSKHAVVGLVRGACSELGGYGIRVNCVSPFGVATPLACKIFDMEPSEVEANTCSRSNLKGIVLKARHISEAALFLASDESVYISGQNLAVDGGFSVVNYSFPEVHN; encoded by the exons ATGTCTAAGTCAAG GTTGGAAGGTAAGGTAGCTCTTATCACTGGTGCCGCCAGCGGGATTGGTGAGGAGACGGTGAGGTTATTTGTGGAACATGGGGCTTTTGTTATCATTGCTGATGTCCAAGATGATCTCGGGAACAAAGTCGCGGCATCCATCGGCCTAGACAAGGTTAGTTACTGTCACTGTGACGTAAGAGACGAGAAGCAGGTAGAGGCAACAGTGAGTTACGCGGTGGAGAAATATGGAAGGCTGGACATTTTGTTCAGCAATGCTGGTGTCTATGGACCGTTACCTGGGATCTTGGAACTTGACGTTAATGGCTTCGACAACACCATGGCCACAAATGTTCGAGGTGTTGCAGCCACGATCAAGCATGCCGCTCGTGCTATGGTGGCTAAAAACATACGCGGATCCATCATATGCACTGCGAGTGTAGCATCTTGTGTAGGAGGAATCGCAACGATTGGTTATACGACATCGAAACATGCTGTTGTAGGACTTGTTCGAGGAGCATGTAGTGAGCTAGGGGGTTACGGGATCAGAGTAAATTGCGTTTCTCCATTTGGAGTGGCCACGCCTCTTGCTTGTAAAATTTTCGATATGGAACCAAGTGAAGTAGAGGCCAATACTTGTTCCAGGAGCAACTTGAAAGGTATTGTGTTGAAGGCTAGACACATTTCGGAGGCTGCATTGTTTCTTGCTTCTGATGAATCCGTTTACATCAGTGGCCAAAACTTGGCAGTTGATGGAGGCTTTTCAGTGGTTAATTACAGTTTTCCAGAAGTTCATAACTAA